In Palleronia sp. LCG004, a single window of DNA contains:
- a CDS encoding pyruvate carboxylase — protein sequence MAEFQKILIANRGEIAIRVMRAANELGKRTVAVYADEDKLSLHRFKADEAYRIGEGLGPVAAYLSIEEIIRVARACGADAIHPGYGLLSENPDFVDACTEAGISFIGPKAKTMRQLGDKASARRVAIEAGVPVIPATEVLGDDMTAIRKEASEIGYPLMLKASWGGGGRGMRPILEEKELEEKVREGRREAEAAFGNGEGYLEKMIARARHVEVQILGDSQGNIYHLWERDCSVQRRNQKVVERAPAPYLSGAQRERICNLGKKIASHVGYECAGTIEFLMDMETGEFYFIEVNPRVQVEHTVTEEVTGIDIVRAQILIAEGKSLMEATGTASQYDVELSGHAIQCRITTEDPSNNFIPDYGRITAYRGATGMGIRLDGGTAYSGAVITRYYDSLLEKVTAWAPTPEAAIARMDRALREFRIRGVSTNIDFVINLLKHPTFRNYEYHTKFIDQTPELFDFKPRRDRATRILRYIADISVNGHPETEGRAMPPAHTKTPVPPAPQSEGIPHGTRQILDQFGPQAVADWMLDQPQLLVTDTTMRDGHQSLLATRMRSIDMIRVAPTYATNMSGLFSMECWGGATFDVSYRFLQECPWQRLRDLRAAMPNLMTQMLLRASNGVGYTNYPDNVVEAFIAQAAKSGVDIFRVFDSLNWVENMRVAMDAVLEQNKVCEGTICYTGNMLDPDRSKYDRDYYVNMAKELKAAGAHVLGLKDMAGLMKPNAARVLVKALKEEVGLPIHFHTHDTAGIASGTILAAAEAGVDAVDCAMDALSGNTSQATMGTVVEALKGTDRDTGLDVEAIRAISNYWESVRDHYAAFESGMQAPASEVYLHEMPGGQFTNLKTQARSMGLEDRWHEVARTYADVNRMFGDIVKVTPSSKVVGDMALMMVSQGLTRAEVEDPKKDLSFPDSVVEMMKGYLGKPPGGWPEAIQKKVLKGEKPLQDRPGKAMKPVDLEEARAQASKAAGGVEIDDEDLMGYLMYPKVFTEYRLRNEEYGPVRVLPTETFFYGMEPGDEISAEIDPGKTLEIRMQALGDTSDQGEVKVFFELNGQPRTVRVPNRKLAGTSVANPKAEPGNPNHVGAPMPGVVASVHAEAGKAVSQGDLLLTIEAMKMETGIHAERDGTIKAVHVSNGTQIDAKDLLVEYEGG from the coding sequence ATGGCCGAGTTCCAGAAGATCCTCATCGCCAATCGGGGGGAGATCGCGATCCGCGTCATGCGCGCCGCGAACGAACTCGGCAAGCGGACGGTCGCGGTCTATGCCGACGAGGACAAGCTCAGCCTGCACCGATTCAAGGCGGACGAGGCCTATCGCATCGGCGAGGGGCTCGGCCCCGTCGCGGCCTATCTCTCGATCGAGGAGATCATCCGCGTGGCCCGTGCCTGCGGCGCCGACGCCATTCATCCGGGCTATGGCCTCCTGTCCGAGAACCCCGATTTCGTCGATGCCTGCACCGAGGCCGGGATCTCCTTCATCGGCCCCAAGGCCAAGACGATGCGGCAGCTCGGCGACAAGGCCTCGGCCCGCCGCGTGGCGATCGAGGCGGGCGTTCCCGTCATCCCCGCGACCGAGGTGCTGGGCGACGACATGACCGCGATCCGGAAGGAGGCGTCCGAGATCGGCTATCCCCTCATGCTGAAGGCGAGCTGGGGCGGCGGCGGGCGCGGCATGCGACCGATCCTCGAGGAAAAGGAACTCGAGGAGAAGGTCCGCGAAGGCCGTCGCGAGGCCGAAGCCGCCTTCGGCAACGGCGAAGGCTATCTCGAGAAGATGATCGCCCGCGCCCGCCACGTCGAGGTGCAGATCCTGGGCGACAGCCAGGGCAACATCTATCACCTGTGGGAACGCGACTGCTCGGTCCAGCGCCGCAACCAGAAGGTCGTGGAACGCGCGCCCGCCCCTTACCTTTCGGGCGCGCAGCGCGAGCGGATCTGCAATCTCGGCAAGAAGATCGCCTCCCATGTCGGCTACGAATGCGCGGGAACGATCGAGTTCCTGATGGATATGGAAACGGGCGAGTTCTACTTCATCGAGGTGAACCCCCGCGTCCAGGTCGAGCATACCGTGACCGAGGAGGTCACCGGCATCGACATCGTCCGCGCCCAGATCCTGATCGCCGAGGGCAAGAGCCTGATGGAGGCGACCGGCACGGCGAGCCAGTACGACGTCGAACTGTCCGGCCATGCCATCCAGTGCCGCATCACGACCGAGGATCCGTCGAACAACTTCATCCCCGATTACGGTCGCATCACGGCCTATCGCGGGGCCACGGGCATGGGCATCCGGCTCGACGGCGGCACGGCCTATTCCGGCGCGGTCATCACGCGCTACTACGATTCGCTCCTCGAGAAGGTCACCGCCTGGGCTCCGACGCCCGAGGCCGCGATCGCCCGGATGGACCGTGCGCTCAGGGAGTTCAGGATCCGCGGCGTCAGCACGAATATCGACTTCGTCATCAACCTGCTCAAGCATCCGACCTTCCGCAATTACGAATACCACACGAAGTTCATCGACCAGACGCCCGAGCTCTTCGATTTCAAGCCGAGGCGCGACCGGGCGACGCGGATTTTGCGCTACATCGCCGATATCAGCGTGAACGGTCATCCCGAGACCGAAGGCCGGGCCATGCCGCCCGCCCACACCAAGACACCGGTTCCGCCCGCGCCGCAGAGCGAGGGCATCCCCCACGGCACGCGCCAGATCCTCGACCAGTTCGGGCCGCAGGCCGTCGCCGACTGGATGCTCGACCAGCCGCAGCTCCTCGTGACCGACACGACGATGCGCGACGGCCACCAGTCGCTCCTCGCGACCCGGATGCGCTCCATCGACATGATCCGCGTGGCCCCGACCTATGCGACGAACATGTCGGGGCTCTTCTCGATGGAATGCTGGGGCGGCGCGACCTTCGACGTCTCCTACCGCTTCCTGCAGGAATGTCCGTGGCAGCGGTTGCGCGACCTGCGCGCGGCCATGCCGAACCTGATGACGCAGATGCTGCTGCGCGCGTCGAACGGGGTTGGATACACCAACTATCCCGACAACGTGGTCGAGGCCTTCATCGCGCAGGCGGCGAAAAGCGGCGTCGACATCTTCCGGGTCTTCGACAGCCTCAACTGGGTCGAGAACATGCGCGTCGCGATGGATGCCGTGCTCGAGCAGAACAAGGTCTGCGAAGGCACGATCTGCTACACGGGCAACATGCTCGACCCCGACCGGTCGAAATACGACCGTGACTACTACGTGAACATGGCCAAGGAACTGAAGGCCGCGGGCGCGCATGTGCTGGGCCTGAAGGACATGGCGGGCCTGATGAAGCCCAATGCCGCGCGGGTCCTGGTCAAGGCCCTGAAGGAAGAGGTCGGCCTGCCGATCCACTTCCATACCCACGACACGGCCGGCATCGCCAGCGGCACGATCCTCGCCGCGGCCGAGGCGGGCGTCGATGCCGTCGATTGCGCGATGGATGCGCTGTCGGGCAACACCTCCCAGGCGACAATGGGCACGGTGGTCGAGGCGCTGAAAGGGACCGATCGCGATACCGGGCTCGACGTGGAGGCGATCCGCGCGATCTCGAATTACTGGGAATCGGTACGGGACCACTACGCCGCCTTCGAATCGGGCATGCAGGCCCCCGCATCCGAGGTCTATCTCCACGAGATGCCGGGCGGGCAGTTCACCAACCTCAAGACCCAGGCGCGGTCCATGGGGCTCGAGGATCGCTGGCACGAGGTGGCCAGGACCTATGCCGACGTGAACCGGATGTTCGGCGACATCGTGAAGGTCACGCCCTCCTCCAAGGTCGTGGGCGACATGGCCCTCATGATGGTCAGCCAAGGGCTGACCCGTGCCGAGGTCGAGGATCCGAAGAAGGATCTCTCCTTCCCCGATTCGGTCGTCGAGATGATGAAGGGCTATCTCGGCAAACCGCCGGGCGGCTGGCCCGAGGCGATCCAGAAGAAGGTCCTCAAGGGCGAGAAGCCCCTACAGGACCGTCCCGGCAAGGCAATGAAGCCGGTCGATCTCGAAGAGGCGCGCGCCCAGGCATCGAAGGCCGCGGGCGGCGTCGAGATCGACGACGAGGATCTGATGGGATACCTCATGTATCCCAAGGTCTTCACCGAATACCGCCTTCGCAACGAGGAATACGGCCCCGTCCGCGTCCTGCCGACCGAGACCTTCTTCTACGGGATGGAGCCCGGCGACGAGATCTCGGCCGAGATCGACCCGGGCAAGACGCTCGAGATCCGGATGCAGGCCCTTGGCGATACCAGCGATCAGGGCGAGGTGAAGGTCTTCTTCGAGTTGAACGGCCAGCCGCGCACGGTGCGCGTGCCGAACCGCAAGCTCGCCGGGACGAGCGTGGCCAATCCCAAGGCGGAGCCGGGCAATCCGAACCATGTCGGCGCGCCCATGCCGGGCGTCGTGGCAAGTGTCCATGCCGAGGCCGGAAAGGCCGTGTCGCAGGGCGATCTGCTGCTCACGATCGAGGCCATGAAGATGGAGACCGGCATCCATGCCGAGCGGGACGGGACCATCAAGGCCGTCCATGTCTCGAACGGCACGCAGATCGACGCGAAGGACCTCCTGGTCGAATACGAGGGCGGGTGA
- a CDS encoding ABC transporter ATP-binding protein — protein MSSTLRLERIEKVYNRGHPNEVQVLRDCSLDLAEGEVVALVAPSGAGKSTLLHIAGLLDTADAGNVVLAGEEMAGLTDRRRTRARRADIGFVYQFHHLLPEFTAAENIILPQLAHGVARGAAEARAESLLASVGISHRAHHRPSAMSGGEQQRAAFCRALANGPKLLLADEPTGNLDPETSERVFDALMTLVRETGLSALIATHNLELAGRMDRALRLSDGRLSGS, from the coding sequence ATGAGTAGCACGCTGAGGCTCGAGAGAATCGAGAAGGTCTACAACCGCGGTCATCCGAACGAGGTGCAGGTCCTGCGCGACTGTTCGCTCGACCTGGCGGAGGGCGAGGTCGTGGCGCTGGTGGCCCCGTCCGGGGCCGGGAAGTCCACGCTTCTGCATATCGCGGGGCTGCTCGATACCGCGGATGCGGGAAATGTCGTCCTGGCCGGAGAGGAGATGGCCGGCCTCACGGATCGGCGTCGCACCCGCGCGCGGAGGGCCGATATAGGCTTCGTCTACCAGTTCCACCACCTGCTGCCGGAATTCACGGCGGCCGAGAACATCATCCTGCCGCAGCTGGCCCACGGTGTGGCACGCGGCGCAGCGGAGGCGCGGGCGGAGAGCCTTCTCGCATCTGTAGGGATTTCGCACCGGGCCCATCACCGTCCCTCGGCCATGTCCGGAGGAGAGCAGCAGCGTGCCGCGTTCTGCCGCGCGCTCGCCAACGGGCCGAAACTGCTTCTCGCGGACGAGCCGACGGGCAATCTCGATCCCGAAACGTCGGAACGGGTGTTCGATGCGTTGATGACGCTGGTGCGGGAGACGGGGCTGTCCGCGCTCATCGCGACGCACAACCTCGAGCTCGCCGGCCGGATGGACCGTGCGTTGCGCCTGTCGGATGGACGTCTGAGCGGAAGCTAG
- a CDS encoding lipoprotein-releasing ABC transporter permease subunit: MIAWRYLRARRAEGGVSTMTWISLIGITLAVFALIATLAVRTGFRAEFIDTILGANAHVTVYSAGYVDEAGNTSREIADFDAMAARVADVPGVTSVAPLVKGQVMASVRGNTSGVEVFGIRPEDLAKIPRVADPVESWGEIARFGEDGVPGIAIGSGVSRELQANIGDTIQLISPNGVSTPFGTSPRVSNYEVVYVFTAGRYDIDRTRVYMPFDEAQIYFNSEGAADELEVMVSDPEEVDAMAMALMEAAGERALLWTWRDASGSFLRALDIEDNVMFVILSILVLIAAMNIVSGLIMLVKNKGRDIGILRTIGLTEGSILRVFFICGSMTGILGTLFGVILGCAFAIWIDPIFSAINYLSGGEAWDPSIRGIYALPAKLEFADVASAVALSLGLSFIVTIFPARRAARMSPVEALRYE; this comes from the coding sequence ATGATCGCCTGGCGGTATCTTCGCGCCAGACGTGCAGAGGGTGGGGTCAGCACGATGACCTGGATCAGCCTGATCGGCATCACGCTCGCCGTCTTCGCGCTCATCGCGACGCTTGCCGTGCGGACGGGATTCCGGGCCGAGTTCATCGACACCATCCTTGGCGCGAATGCGCATGTGACCGTCTATTCGGCGGGCTACGTGGACGAAGCCGGCAACACCTCGCGCGAGATCGCCGATTTCGACGCGATGGCGGCCCGGGTCGCGGACGTTCCGGGCGTCACCAGCGTGGCCCCGCTGGTCAAGGGACAGGTCATGGCCAGCGTCCGCGGCAACACGAGCGGAGTCGAGGTGTTCGGCATCCGGCCGGAGGATCTGGCAAAGATCCCGCGCGTGGCCGATCCCGTCGAATCCTGGGGCGAAATTGCCCGGTTCGGGGAGGACGGCGTGCCGGGGATCGCCATCGGTTCGGGCGTCAGCCGCGAATTGCAGGCGAATATCGGCGACACGATCCAGCTCATCTCGCCCAATGGTGTCAGCACGCCCTTTGGCACCTCGCCACGCGTTTCCAACTACGAGGTCGTCTATGTCTTTACCGCCGGAAGGTACGATATCGACCGGACGCGGGTCTACATGCCGTTCGACGAGGCGCAGATCTACTTCAATTCGGAAGGGGCCGCCGACGAGCTCGAGGTGATGGTGTCGGACCCCGAGGAGGTCGATGCCATGGCGATGGCGCTGATGGAGGCTGCCGGCGAGCGTGCGCTGCTTTGGACGTGGCGGGACGCCAGCGGGTCGTTCCTGCGTGCGCTCGACATCGAGGACAACGTCATGTTCGTGATCCTGTCGATTCTCGTCCTCATCGCCGCGATGAACATCGTCTCGGGTCTGATCATGCTGGTGAAGAACAAGGGCCGCGACATCGGCATTCTCAGGACGATCGGATTGACCGAAGGGTCGATCCTGCGGGTCTTCTTCATCTGCGGTTCGATGACGGGCATTCTCGGGACGCTCTTCGGCGTGATCCTCGGTTGCGCCTTCGCGATCTGGATCGACCCGATCTTCTCGGCGATCAACTACCTTTCGGGCGGGGAGGCGTGGGACCCCTCGATCCGGGGCATCTACGCATTGCCGGCGAAGCTCGAATTCGCGGACGTGGCCTCGGCCGTCGCGCTGTCGCTGGGCCTGTCCTTCATCGTCACGATCTTTCCGGCGCGCCGCGCCGCACGAATGAGCCCGGTGGAGGCACTTCGCTATGAGTAG
- a CDS encoding PQQ-dependent sugar dehydrogenase, with protein sequence MTRTMTVLLLGTALSAPAFAQSSAEPVAQGAKNVPEFEPAWPNQTRAPATDSGVDLAVETVADGLVHPWGLAVLPDGGYLVTEREGRLRMIDAEGNLHDAIDGVPDVFSQDQGGLLDVEVADDFAESGVIFLTYSKPMGDGMSATAAARGVLNDDRTSLSEVEDIFVQDPPSPTPKHYGSRIVLDGEHAFITTGEHSSMEERVFAQDLDKTYGKIVRVTLSGEIPDDNPFADEDGALPEIWSYGHRNIQGADIRPETGELWGLEHGPAGGDELNRIEAGANYGWPVVSYGEQYSGGPIGSGEPRGEGFVEPQYYWDPVIAPGGFVFYEGDMFADWDGDVLASSLSPGALVRLTLDGDRVSGEERLLTDQGRIRDVAVDGEGAILVLVDADNGSVLRLTPEGDS encoded by the coding sequence ATGACACGTACGATGACCGTCCTTCTGCTCGGGACCGCGCTTTCCGCACCTGCCTTCGCGCAATCGTCCGCTGAACCGGTCGCGCAGGGCGCGAAGAACGTACCGGAATTCGAACCGGCCTGGCCGAACCAGACCCGCGCCCCCGCGACGGATAGCGGAGTGGACCTCGCCGTCGAGACCGTGGCCGACGGCCTTGTCCATCCCTGGGGGCTGGCCGTGCTGCCGGATGGCGGATACCTCGTGACCGAGCGCGAGGGGCGTCTGCGGATGATCGACGCCGAGGGCAACCTGCACGATGCGATCGATGGCGTTCCGGACGTATTCAGTCAGGATCAGGGTGGACTGCTCGACGTGGAGGTCGCCGATGACTTCGCTGAAAGCGGCGTGATCTTCCTGACATATTCCAAGCCGATGGGCGATGGCATGTCGGCCACCGCCGCCGCGCGGGGCGTTCTGAACGACGACCGGACCTCTCTGTCCGAGGTCGAGGACATCTTCGTGCAGGACCCACCGTCGCCCACCCCCAAACATTACGGCAGCCGCATCGTCCTGGACGGCGAGCACGCCTTCATCACGACGGGCGAGCATTCCTCGATGGAGGAGCGCGTCTTCGCACAGGATCTCGACAAGACCTACGGCAAGATCGTGCGCGTCACGCTGTCGGGCGAAATCCCCGACGATAATCCGTTCGCGGATGAGGACGGCGCGCTGCCCGAGATCTGGTCCTATGGACATCGGAACATCCAGGGGGCGGATATCCGCCCCGAAACCGGCGAACTCTGGGGGCTCGAGCATGGACCCGCGGGCGGCGACGAATTGAATAGGATCGAGGCGGGAGCCAATTACGGCTGGCCGGTCGTGAGCTACGGCGAGCAATATTCCGGCGGGCCGATCGGCAGCGGGGAGCCGCGTGGCGAAGGGTTCGTCGAGCCGCAATATTACTGGGATCCGGTCATCGCGCCGGGTGGGTTCGTGTTCTACGAGGGCGATATGTTTGCCGACTGGGACGGCGACGTGCTTGCGAGCTCGCTCTCGCCGGGCGCGCTGGTCCGTCTGACCCTCGATGGCGACAGGGTGAGCGGAGAGGAGCGTCTGCTGACCGATCAGGGCCGCATCCGCGATGTCGCGGTGGACGGGGAAGGCGCGATCCTCGTTCTCGTCGATGCGGATAACGGATCGGTCCTGCGCCTGACGCCCGAAGGCGATTCCTGA
- a CDS encoding ATP-dependent helicase: MSSFDENDAFERAAVPLSQRAMAPAATPYLDGLNAAQREAVEALDGPVLMLAGAGTGKTRALTARIAHLMTQGRARPNEILAVTFTNKAAREMKERVGGLLGQTIEGMPWLGTFHAICVKLLRRHAELVDLKSNFTILDTDDQIRLLKQLIAAENIDEKRWPARQLAGHIDHWKNRAWTPDKVPAAEAGAYNHRGTELYDYYQQRLKTLNAVDFGDLLLHVVTIFQNHPDVLAQYQRWFRYILVDEYQDTNVAQYLWLRLLAQGHKNICCVGDDDQSIYGWRGAEVGNILRFEKDFPGAKVVRLEQNYRSTPHILAAAAGVIDANEGRLGKTLFTDLTEGERVRLIGHWDGEEEARWIGEEVESLSRGTRGIDPISLDDMAILVRASHQMRAFEDRFLTIGLPYRVIGGPRFYERLEIRDAMAYFRCAVSPDDDLAFERIVNTPKRGLGDKAQQKIQRTARENGATLIDGARILLSEGELGGKGGAELRLLVDNLARWHDLTRRPDQSHIELAETILEESGYTAHWQNDKTPEAPGRLENLKELIKALEQFENLQGFLEHVALIMDNETEEGGAKISVMTLHAAKGLEFPVVFLPGWEDGLFPSQRSMDESGLKGLEEERRLAYVGITRAERICTISFAANRRVYGQWQSALPSRFIDELPEDHVEVLTPPGLYGGGYGAAGMASSASPAIMAAQASDLHDRAGRADVYNSPGWRRLQERSANRPMRQPQESRDMMIDATAISSFEDGDRVFHSKFGYGTVSAIEGDKLDISFDKAGRKKVVAKFLIDADEAGNVPF; the protein is encoded by the coding sequence ATGAGCAGCTTCGACGAGAACGACGCATTCGAACGCGCGGCGGTGCCGCTGTCGCAACGCGCCATGGCCCCGGCCGCGACGCCCTATCTCGACGGGCTCAACGCCGCGCAGCGCGAGGCGGTCGAGGCGCTCGACGGCCCGGTCCTGATGCTGGCGGGGGCCGGAACCGGCAAGACCCGGGCGCTCACCGCCCGCATCGCGCATCTGATGACGCAAGGTCGTGCCCGTCCGAACGAGATCCTCGCCGTGACCTTCACCAACAAGGCCGCGCGCGAGATGAAGGAGCGCGTGGGCGGTCTGCTCGGGCAGACGATCGAGGGGATGCCTTGGCTCGGCACGTTCCACGCGATCTGCGTCAAGCTGCTGCGCCGTCATGCCGAACTGGTGGATCTGAAGTCGAATTTCACGATTCTCGACACGGACGACCAGATCCGGCTGCTGAAGCAGCTGATCGCGGCCGAGAACATAGACGAGAAGCGCTGGCCCGCGCGCCAGCTCGCCGGCCATATCGATCACTGGAAGAACCGCGCCTGGACGCCCGACAAGGTTCCCGCGGCCGAGGCAGGGGCCTACAACCATCGCGGCACCGAGCTCTACGACTATTACCAGCAGCGGCTGAAGACGCTGAACGCCGTCGATTTCGGCGATCTCCTTCTCCATGTCGTGACGATCTTCCAGAACCATCCCGACGTGCTCGCGCAGTACCAGCGCTGGTTCCGCTATATCCTCGTCGACGAGTATCAGGACACGAACGTCGCGCAGTATCTCTGGCTGAGGCTGCTGGCCCAGGGGCACAAGAACATCTGCTGCGTGGGCGACGACGACCAGTCGATCTATGGTTGGCGCGGGGCGGAGGTCGGCAACATCCTCCGGTTCGAGAAAGATTTTCCGGGCGCGAAGGTCGTCCGGCTCGAGCAGAACTACCGCTCGACGCCGCACATCCTGGCCGCGGCCGCGGGCGTGATCGACGCGAACGAGGGGCGGCTGGGCAAGACGCTCTTCACCGACCTGACCGAAGGCGAGCGCGTGCGTCTCATCGGCCATTGGGACGGTGAGGAGGAGGCCCGCTGGATCGGTGAGGAGGTCGAATCGCTGTCTCGTGGAACGCGCGGGATCGATCCGATCTCGCTCGACGACATGGCGATTCTCGTCCGCGCCTCGCATCAGATGCGTGCCTTCGAGGACCGGTTCCTGACGATCGGCCTGCCATACCGCGTAATCGGGGGGCCGCGATTCTACGAACGGCTCGAGATTCGCGATGCGATGGCCTATTTCCGCTGCGCCGTCAGCCCGGACGACGATCTCGCGTTCGAGCGAATCGTCAACACGCCCAAGCGCGGGCTCGGCGACAAGGCACAGCAGAAGATCCAGCGCACCGCGCGGGAAAACGGTGCCACGCTGATCGACGGCGCGCGGATCCTGCTGTCCGAAGGCGAACTCGGCGGCAAGGGCGGGGCCGAACTTCGCCTGCTGGTCGACAATCTCGCGCGTTGGCACGATCTGACCCGCCGGCCGGATCAGAGCCATATCGAGCTTGCCGAGACCATTCTCGAGGAATCGGGCTATACCGCGCATTGGCAGAACGACAAGACGCCCGAGGCCCCCGGGCGGCTCGAGAACCTCAAGGAGTTGATCAAGGCGCTGGAGCAATTCGAGAACCTTCAGGGATTCCTCGAGCATGTCGCCCTCATCATGGACAACGAGACGGAGGAGGGCGGCGCGAAGATCAGCGTGATGACCCTTCATGCCGCGAAGGGGCTCGAGTTTCCGGTCGTGTTCCTGCCGGGCTGGGAGGACGGCCTCTTCCCCTCGCAGCGGTCGATGGACGAATCGGGCCTCAAGGGTCTGGAGGAGGAACGTCGCCTCGCCTATGTCGGCATCACCCGGGCCGAGAGGATCTGCACGATCAGTTTCGCGGCGAACCGGCGCGTCTATGGCCAATGGCAATCCGCGTTGCCCTCGCGCTTCATCGACGAACTGCCCGAGGATCACGTCGAGGTCCTGACGCCACCGGGGCTCTATGGCGGGGGCTACGGTGCGGCGGGCATGGCGTCGAGCGCGTCGCCGGCGATCATGGCCGCGCAGGCCAGCGATCTGCACGATCGCGCGGGGCGGGCTGATGTCTACAATTCCCCCGGCTGGCGCAGATTGCAGGAGCGCAGCGCGAACCGCCCGATGCGGCAGCCGCAGGAAAGCCGCGACATGATGATCGACGCCACGGCGATCTCGTCGTTCGAGGACGGGGATCGCGTGTTCCACAGCAAGTTCGGATACGGCACGGTCAGCGCGATCGAAGGCGACAAGCTCGATATCAGCTTCGACAAGGCCGGACGGAAGAAGGTCGTCGCGAAGTTCCTCATCGATGCGGACGAAGCCGGCAACGTGCCGTTCTGA
- a CDS encoding alpha-hydroxy acid oxidase, protein MDLDDTHPALSDLAAHARKRVPHFIWEYLQSATGDESSARRSAEALDRITLVPRNLRKVSPDLGTTFLGQRFDLPFGIAPVGMSGSVWPGAEAMLARSAARNGAPFSLSTVAAMTPEAVGPHLGTGWFQLYAPGDPEIRRDMLKRARDAGFTGLILTVDVQTPSRRERQRRARLTNPMQFTPRILWQTAQAPFWALAIVQNGVPKLRTLEKYAGDTKAKGETTSHIGYMLRTAPDWEYLAAVRDEWDGPLMVKGVLSAEDAARATDLADAVWISNHGGRQFEAAPAPVDVLPAIRQAVGPDYPLIADGAVRSGTDILRLIAKGADYVMLGRAFHHGAASFGERGVDHVFHILREGLKADMGQLGISRPEEVRDHLG, encoded by the coding sequence ATGGATCTCGACGATACGCATCCCGCCCTCTCGGACCTCGCCGCCCATGCGCGAAAGCGGGTGCCGCATTTCATCTGGGAATACCTGCAGAGCGCGACGGGCGACGAATCCTCGGCCCGCCGGTCCGCCGAGGCGCTCGACCGTATCACGCTCGTGCCGCGGAACCTGCGCAAGGTAAGCCCGGATCTCGGGACGACGTTCCTCGGACAGCGATTCGACCTCCCCTTCGGCATCGCACCCGTCGGCATGTCTGGGTCGGTCTGGCCCGGGGCCGAAGCGATGCTGGCGCGGTCGGCCGCCAGGAACGGCGCGCCCTTCTCGCTCAGCACGGTGGCCGCGATGACGCCCGAGGCGGTCGGCCCGCATCTCGGCACGGGCTGGTTCCAGCTCTACGCGCCGGGCGATCCGGAAATCCGGCGCGACATGCTGAAACGCGCCCGCGATGCGGGGTTCACCGGCTTGATCCTCACCGTCGACGTCCAGACCCCGAGTCGCCGCGAACGCCAGCGCCGCGCGCGGCTGACGAACCCCATGCAGTTCACGCCGCGCATCCTGTGGCAGACGGCGCAGGCCCCGTTCTGGGCGCTTGCGATCGTGCAGAACGGCGTCCCGAAGCTCAGGACGCTCGAGAAATACGCGGGCGACACCAAGGCCAAGGGCGAGACGACGAGCCATATCGGCTACATGCTGCGGACCGCGCCCGACTGGGAGTATCTCGCGGCCGTTCGTGACGAATGGGACGGCCCCCTGATGGTCAAGGGCGTGCTCTCGGCCGAGGATGCCGCCCGCGCGACCGATCTTGCCGATGCGGTCTGGATCTCGAACCACGGCGGCCGGCAGTTCGAGGCCGCCCCCGCCCCCGTCGACGTCCTGCCGGCGATCCGGCAAGCCGTGGGTCCGGATTACCCCCTGATCGCCGACGGGGCCGTGCGGTCGGGCACCGACATCCTGCGACTGATCGCGAAGGGGGCCGATTACGTCATGCTCGGCCGCGCCTTCCACCACGGGGCCGCGTCCTTCGGCGAGCGTGGGGTCGACCACGTCTTCCACATCCTGCGCGAAGGGCTCAAGGCCGATATGGGACAGCTCGGAATTTCCCGCCCCGAGGAGGTTCGCGACCATCTCGGCTGA